The following coding sequences are from one Paenibacillus stellifer window:
- a CDS encoding GNAT family N-acetyltransferase has product MDNRETEEIGVIYKERNAFVIRTEEGPIGEITYIPKDEHTWVADHTYVAPHYRGGNIAQRLLKRLAEEARAEGAKIIPQCSYVGVQFRRNPEYEDVWKH; this is encoded by the coding sequence ATGGACAACAGGGAGACCGAAGAGATCGGTGTCATTTACAAGGAACGGAATGCCTTTGTCATCCGCACGGAGGAAGGGCCAATCGGCGAAATCACGTACATTCCCAAGGACGAGCATACCTGGGTGGCGGATCATACTTATGTGGCGCCGCACTACCGGGGAGGCAATATAGCCCAGCGTCTGCTTAAGCGTCTGGCAGAGGAGGCGCGGGCGGAGGGAGCCAAGATCATTCCCCAATGCTCTTATGTCGGCGTTCAGTTCAGACGAAATCCCGAATATGAAGATGTGTGGAAACACTAG
- a CDS encoding S8 family serine peptidase: MEWGKLTRKLSVAALALGVTAGTIPGAAFAAEGLQSQSVKNSISVIQAAQVYVSPKIDTSSSKKVRVIVQLSGQPAAVGQYAAKEGFSSLAKASTESAVVSQQSDVLSKAKNEGLNLKVNYQYDTVLNGFEVTIPANEVPELAEISGVKSIYENSTWYTIPDEAVDESTTPQNDSAPLDQIHATWAWANSYTGAGLKVGVIDTGVDYKHPDIAPAYKGGWDSFYNDNDPYEEAPISVEDDVYGTGYEGTYHGTHVAGTIIGQFENRTGDIAQKGVAPDAELYAYKVLGRNLDDPSTSSGSSAQVIDGIERAVKDGMDVINLSLGSDAEKDVNSPDSIAINNAVLSGVVAVIANGNAGPGYFTLGSPAVSQLAISVGAVTSPTKTFSNHLKVEIEDASVSTATYATYNDVNAMAWKIAKEDFASIIGPDPVPVVYADLGADEDYKTADVDGAIVLVSRGELAFVDKIANAKAHGARAVVVFNGNTDGNHNADLRDSIANRDGYINSTIGDGFDYIPTFDMKGKDGRALARAILANENKPVYFTFDSNYNPGFSEGDVPASFTSWGPNVDGSLSIKPDIVAPGVGILSTWPAYGKYDENASYAEAYNRISGTSMATPHVAGLALLIKQAHPNWSPFDIRAALANTADVIGDEGDNFYDVYIQGPGRANVENAIKTSTLLQSVEPISILDKNFQPQSIINYNDSASFGLMSAGASAVKNLQLKNTGGSSLTYSATIDWHGAQPSGITAELGQSEITAAAGTATPFTLTLGVGANAEEGATYEGQVTLKSAGQPDLHLPFVVNIGTEQPDWGAGVQELALGKKILGTNDSTPLSFKLTAEDVNYYEVDVIGLNDKTLGYYTAQTTGEPKTSFQPGQYSTVVGTTYHPYDSKGYPILNADGSPAVATLTDGTYKIAVIAAPVEDNTTVPVRIDPYKDDYYSGYTALLVSGDYISGGGSTGGGSSTGGTDTTTVTTSPAGTAVVDQGAKQVTVNPTITTQNGVTNLTVADTTLTTALAGATSAQNAILISVPSVTGPAVLSLTADQVAKLAALTSDTKIIVSTKDSAVSLPVSLLKNSPAGASLSLSVTPAAGSSAKFTAASAGSTVIGTPVSFEASWTTATGSTYLTVPNNTFIKRSFTVPGDIKANTAGVLFEENGKITPVGSVFKAQADGTTLVTVSRPGFSTYAAVSRPAAFTDIANSPAASDIQALANKLIFQGTSATTFSPKSNLTRAEFTAILVRALGLRTDATASFTDVSATSWYAGDVAAASKAGLILGVGGGKFAPTASVSRQEMAAILDRAVKLAGIKLTPSNPSFTPYSDSAQVASYAKDSIQTLTAAGILSSDSGSAFNPKAPATRETIAVALHQLLVKANLSE; encoded by the coding sequence TTGGAGTGGGGCAAACTTACACGTAAGCTGTCCGTGGCAGCTCTGGCTTTGGGAGTAACAGCCGGAACTATACCGGGCGCGGCCTTCGCGGCCGAAGGCTTGCAATCGCAGTCAGTTAAGAACAGCATCTCAGTAATTCAAGCAGCACAAGTTTATGTTTCTCCAAAGATTGATACTTCTTCTTCCAAAAAAGTACGGGTTATCGTCCAACTGAGCGGACAACCGGCTGCCGTTGGTCAATACGCTGCAAAGGAAGGATTCTCTTCTCTCGCCAAAGCATCAACTGAGTCTGCGGTAGTAAGCCAGCAATCCGACGTCCTAAGCAAAGCCAAAAACGAAGGTCTGAACCTTAAAGTCAACTATCAATACGATACGGTGTTGAATGGCTTTGAGGTTACAATTCCTGCTAATGAAGTCCCAGAGCTTGCCGAAATCTCGGGCGTCAAATCCATCTATGAGAACAGCACCTGGTACACGATTCCCGATGAGGCAGTGGACGAAAGTACCACTCCGCAAAACGATAGCGCTCCTCTGGATCAGATCCATGCAACCTGGGCATGGGCGAATAGCTATACGGGCGCTGGCCTGAAGGTTGGCGTTATTGATACGGGCGTCGATTATAAGCATCCTGACATCGCCCCGGCGTATAAAGGCGGATGGGACTCTTTCTACAATGACAACGACCCCTACGAAGAGGCTCCGATTTCCGTTGAGGACGATGTTTACGGTACAGGTTACGAAGGCACTTATCACGGCACTCATGTCGCCGGTACCATCATTGGCCAGTTCGAGAACAGAACTGGCGATATCGCCCAGAAAGGCGTAGCTCCCGACGCCGAGCTCTATGCCTATAAAGTACTGGGACGCAATCTTGACGATCCCAGCACTTCCTCCGGTTCTTCCGCACAGGTTATCGACGGTATTGAACGTGCGGTGAAGGACGGCATGGACGTCATCAACCTCTCGCTTGGTTCCGATGCAGAGAAGGATGTCAACTCTCCCGACTCCATCGCCATCAACAATGCTGTTCTGTCCGGAGTCGTGGCTGTTATCGCCAACGGCAACGCAGGACCGGGGTATTTCACTCTTGGCTCCCCGGCGGTATCCCAGCTGGCGATCTCCGTAGGCGCGGTAACAAGCCCGACCAAGACTTTCTCCAATCATCTCAAAGTGGAGATCGAAGACGCCTCGGTCAGCACCGCCACCTATGCAACTTACAATGATGTTAACGCAATGGCATGGAAAATCGCGAAAGAAGATTTTGCATCCATTATCGGACCTGATCCGGTTCCGGTCGTCTACGCCGATCTGGGTGCGGATGAAGATTATAAGACTGCTGATGTCGACGGAGCAATCGTCCTCGTCTCCCGCGGCGAGCTGGCTTTTGTCGATAAAATCGCCAATGCCAAGGCACACGGTGCCAGAGCTGTTGTCGTATTTAACGGCAACACAGACGGGAACCATAACGCCGATTTGCGGGACAGCATCGCTAACCGCGATGGCTACATCAATTCCACTATCGGAGACGGATTTGATTACATCCCGACATTCGACATGAAAGGTAAAGATGGACGCGCATTGGCCAGAGCGATTCTAGCCAATGAGAACAAACCCGTGTACTTCACTTTCGATTCCAACTACAATCCGGGCTTCTCCGAAGGCGATGTCCCTGCCAGCTTTACTTCCTGGGGCCCTAACGTCGACGGCTCGCTCAGCATCAAACCGGATATTGTGGCTCCAGGCGTAGGCATTCTGTCGACATGGCCGGCATACGGCAAATACGACGAAAACGCCTCCTACGCTGAAGCTTACAACCGGATCAGCGGCACCAGTATGGCGACTCCTCACGTCGCAGGTCTTGCTCTGCTGATTAAACAAGCGCATCCGAACTGGTCTCCGTTCGACATTCGCGCAGCCCTGGCCAACACGGCAGATGTGATCGGCGATGAAGGTGATAATTTCTACGACGTGTATATCCAAGGTCCAGGACGGGCCAACGTTGAGAATGCCATCAAGACGAGCACCCTGTTGCAATCGGTAGAGCCAATCAGCATTCTGGACAAGAACTTCCAGCCCCAGAGCATCATTAACTACAATGATTCCGCCAGCTTCGGTCTGATGTCGGCAGGCGCATCTGCAGTCAAGAATTTGCAGTTGAAGAATACGGGCGGCTCTAGCCTAACCTACTCGGCAACAATTGACTGGCATGGCGCTCAGCCTTCCGGTATTACTGCAGAGCTTGGTCAAAGCGAAATCACTGCTGCGGCAGGTACAGCAACACCATTTACCCTTACATTGGGTGTCGGTGCCAACGCTGAAGAAGGTGCAACCTATGAAGGACAAGTAACGCTCAAATCTGCCGGACAACCAGACCTGCACCTGCCATTTGTCGTGAACATCGGCACCGAACAGCCTGATTGGGGAGCCGGTGTTCAAGAACTGGCTCTGGGTAAGAAAATCCTGGGCACCAATGATTCGACGCCACTCTCCTTCAAGCTCACAGCCGAAGATGTAAACTATTATGAAGTTGACGTTATCGGTCTTAATGACAAGACTCTGGGCTACTATACGGCGCAAACAACCGGAGAACCTAAAACCAGCTTCCAGCCTGGACAATATTCAACAGTCGTAGGTACCACCTATCATCCGTATGACAGCAAAGGTTATCCAATTCTGAATGCGGACGGTTCACCGGCAGTAGCCACACTGACTGACGGCACTTATAAAATCGCCGTTATCGCGGCCCCAGTCGAAGACAATACCACAGTACCCGTAAGAATTGATCCGTATAAGGATGACTATTACAGCGGTTATACTGCCCTGCTCGTTTCCGGTGATTATATCTCCGGCGGCGGCAGCACTGGCGGCGGTTCCTCAACTGGCGGAACCGATACAACTACTGTAACAACCAGCCCGGCAGGAACAGCGGTTGTTGATCAAGGAGCCAAGCAGGTAACGGTTAATCCGACGATCACGACTCAGAACGGCGTAACCAACCTGACAGTTGCCGACACTACGCTGACAACCGCTTTGGCTGGCGCAACATCTGCTCAGAATGCTATCCTCATCTCGGTTCCATCGGTAACAGGCCCGGCTGTACTGAGCCTGACAGCGGACCAGGTGGCGAAGCTCGCAGCGCTGACTTCCGACACGAAGATCATCGTGAGCACGAAGGATTCGGCTGTATCCTTGCCGGTATCTCTGCTGAAGAATAGCCCGGCAGGCGCATCCCTGAGCCTCAGTGTGACTCCGGCTGCAGGGTCATCTGCCAAGTTCACAGCGGCTTCGGCAGGCTCGACGGTTATCGGCACGCCGGTATCCTTTGAAGCAAGCTGGACTACGGCAACTGGCAGCACCTATCTGACTGTACCGAACAACACATTCATCAAGAGATCCTTCACCGTTCCTGGTGACATTAAAGCCAATACGGCCGGCGTTCTCTTCGAAGAGAATGGCAAGATCACTCCGGTAGGTTCCGTATTCAAGGCTCAGGCCGACGGAACAACCCTGGTTACGGTAAGCCGTCCGGGCTTCTCGACTTATGCCGCTGTTAGCCGCCCGGCAGCGTTCACGGATATCGCGAACTCTCCGGCCGCTTCCGACATTCAAGCTCTGGCGAACAAGCTGATCTTCCAAGGCACTTCGGCTACAACATTCTCGCCGAAGAGCAACCTGACCCGCGCCGAATTCACAGCTATTCTGGTTCGCGCACTTGGTCTTCGCACTGACGCCACGGCTTCCTTCACTGACGTCAGCGCCACTAGCTGGTACGCAGGCGATGTAGCCGCTGCTTCCAAGGCTGGATTGATTCTCGGTGTAGGAGGCGGCAAGTTCGCACCTACCGCGAGCGTATCCCGTCAAGAAATGGCTGCGATTCTGGATCGCGCCGTGAAGCTGGCCGGAATCAAACTGACTCCGTCCAATCCGTCCTTCACGCCTTACAGCGACAGCGCCCAAGTTGCTAGCTATGCTAAGGACAGCATTCAAACGCTGACTGCCGCAGGCATCCTGAGCAGCGATTCGGGTTCGGCCTTCAATCCGAAGGCTCCGGCAACCCGCGAGACCATCGCTGTAGCCCTGCATCAGCTGCTGGTCAAAGCTAATCTGTCTGAGTAA
- a CDS encoding Zn-dependent hydrolase, which produces MQTQNIFVNGARLKETIEAFADFGRTPANGVTRLCFSEEDIKVRDYFRSCCESLGMTVKVDDMGCMYATLEGTEDKPPIVMGSHLDTVVKGGRFDGVLGVITGLEVVRTLVDHGIKPKIPVTVMNFTNEEGARFEPSMMASGVLSGKFDKDAMLKSKDREGVAFGEALEASGYQGDESNRIKEASAYLELHIEQGPVLEKEGLSIGLVDCVVGMVCYEIEVTGESNHAGTTPMDMRNDAFFTATDLVAELRSKLGGLDSELVFTMGRVNVYPNVHTVIPNKVVFTVEARHKDESVIEEVVRIINGLPESLGGCEVSKKKLWGRDTVWFDERVCGAVEKAAETLGYSSRKMASGAGHDAQFVASYLPSAMIFVPSVRGKSHCEEEFTPYEDCEKGVNVMLDTVLTLLAEA; this is translated from the coding sequence ATGCAGACGCAAAACATTTTCGTTAACGGAGCCCGTCTCAAGGAAACTATAGAGGCCTTTGCCGATTTCGGACGCACGCCCGCGAACGGGGTAACCCGGCTGTGCTTCAGCGAAGAGGATATCAAGGTGCGGGACTACTTCCGCTCCTGCTGCGAGAGTCTGGGCATGACCGTCAAGGTGGATGATATGGGTTGTATGTACGCAACGCTTGAGGGTACCGAGGATAAGCCTCCGATTGTGATGGGCTCCCATCTGGATACGGTGGTCAAAGGCGGCCGTTTCGACGGTGTGCTCGGTGTTATCACGGGTCTTGAGGTGGTTCGGACGCTCGTGGATCACGGCATCAAGCCGAAGATTCCGGTCACCGTCATGAACTTTACGAATGAAGAAGGCGCCCGGTTCGAGCCGTCCATGATGGCTTCCGGCGTGCTGTCGGGCAAGTTCGATAAGGATGCCATGCTGAAGAGCAAGGACCGGGAAGGCGTAGCCTTCGGCGAAGCGCTGGAAGCCAGCGGCTATCAAGGCGACGAGAGCAACCGCATCAAGGAAGCTTCGGCTTATCTGGAGCTGCACATCGAACAAGGGCCTGTCCTTGAAAAAGAAGGCCTGTCGATCGGGCTGGTCGACTGCGTTGTTGGCATGGTCTGCTACGAGATCGAAGTGACCGGGGAATCGAATCATGCCGGTACGACGCCGATGGATATGCGGAATGATGCTTTCTTCACCGCAACCGACTTGGTGGCGGAGCTGCGGAGCAAGCTGGGCGGTCTGGACTCCGAGCTGGTGTTCACAATGGGCCGGGTCAATGTCTATCCCAATGTGCATACGGTCATTCCGAACAAGGTCGTGTTCACAGTCGAGGCGCGTCACAAGGATGAATCGGTGATCGAGGAAGTGGTGAGGATCATTAACGGACTTCCTGAATCCCTTGGCGGCTGCGAGGTGAGTAAGAAGAAGCTGTGGGGCCGGGATACAGTCTGGTTCGATGAACGGGTGTGCGGAGCTGTTGAGAAGGCGGCTGAGACGCTCGGTTATTCCTCCAGGAAAATGGCCAGCGGCGCCGGACATGACGCCCAGTTCGTCGCCAGCTACCTGCCGTCGGCAATGATCTTCGTGCCCAGCGTACGGGGGAAGAGCCACTGCGAAGAGGAATTTACACCGTACGAAGATTGTGAAAAAGGCGTTAACGTCATGCTGGATACCGTGCTGACTCTGCTGGCTGAAGCCTGA